Proteins from a genomic interval of Microbacterium imperiale:
- a CDS encoding NYN domain-containing protein, with protein MPQQSDLLAVLVDADNVSPSRIGGVLAEIATYGTASVKRVYGDWTKTQLRGWKDAASEHVIQPMQQFDNTTGKNATDSALIIDAMDLLYTRRFQGFCIVSSDSDFTRLASRIREEGVTVYGFGERKTPEAFRNACDQFTYLEVLGAANEPDAARSTTPARWSSAALRGDARLVSLLRSSIDTASADDGWADLGTVGQLMRKQQPDFDPRNWGYAKLSDLLKAVDLFTIESKPGGMSLRPKTGKGTKASEAPTPTGAGDAETETDAASAPGRTKRTPRKRGSARGTAAADTPDASPTAASGEAADAPAPTGGADPATDVPPSDAAPADASDAAAADVAATDAPATDAASTDSPATDDADAAAPAAAQRPRKKSTRSRAAASEPQQESPEPDAASAVSSNAAAGAPGDESAAPSETAASAPSSERATAPSRARRTRRPIEELTLDQALDAALDAVSDAARRAEATTVADTAGPASDDVATLTTEDAPQPVADPTPEEAEPARPKRAPRKRTPKAAPSEPVAPEATGATEATGAAEANGVTDAAVAGAQPEPASSDPAAADAADTDAPAPARKRAPRRASRPGSAAG; from the coding sequence ATGCCTCAGCAGAGCGATCTCCTCGCCGTCCTCGTCGATGCCGACAACGTCTCGCCATCGCGGATCGGCGGCGTCCTCGCCGAGATCGCCACCTACGGGACCGCGTCGGTCAAACGCGTCTACGGCGACTGGACCAAGACCCAGCTGCGCGGGTGGAAGGACGCCGCGAGCGAGCACGTCATCCAGCCGATGCAGCAGTTCGACAACACGACCGGTAAGAACGCCACCGACAGCGCGCTCATCATCGACGCGATGGACCTGCTCTACACGCGTCGTTTCCAGGGGTTCTGCATCGTCTCGAGCGACAGCGACTTCACCCGTCTCGCCTCGCGGATCCGCGAAGAGGGAGTGACGGTCTACGGATTCGGAGAGCGCAAGACGCCCGAGGCGTTCCGCAACGCGTGCGACCAGTTCACCTACCTCGAGGTGCTGGGCGCGGCGAACGAGCCGGACGCCGCGCGCTCGACGACGCCCGCACGCTGGTCCTCCGCCGCCCTGCGCGGGGACGCGCGGCTGGTCTCGCTGCTGCGCAGCAGCATCGACACGGCCTCGGCCGACGACGGCTGGGCCGACCTCGGCACCGTCGGCCAGCTCATGCGCAAGCAGCAGCCCGACTTCGACCCCCGCAACTGGGGCTACGCCAAGCTCTCCGACCTGCTGAAGGCGGTCGACCTGTTCACCATCGAGTCGAAGCCCGGGGGGATGTCGCTGCGTCCCAAGACCGGCAAGGGGACGAAGGCGTCTGAGGCGCCGACGCCGACCGGGGCGGGCGATGCCGAGACCGAGACCGATGCGGCATCGGCGCCCGGACGGACGAAGCGCACCCCTCGCAAGCGGGGATCGGCGCGGGGCACGGCCGCTGCCGACACCCCGGACGCGTCGCCGACGGCCGCCTCGGGAGAGGCCGCAGACGCACCCGCGCCGACCGGCGGTGCTGATCCCGCGACGGACGTCCCCCCGTCGGATGCCGCCCCGGCGGACGCGTCGGATGCCGCCGCGGCGGATGTTGCCGCGACGGATGCGCCCGCGACCGACGCCGCCTCGACGGACTCCCCGGCGACGGATGACGCCGACGCCGCCGCCCCGGCAGCCGCGCAGCGCCCGCGGAAGAAGAGCACCCGCAGCCGCGCGGCGGCGTCCGAGCCGCAGCAGGAATCGCCCGAGCCCGACGCCGCATCGGCCGTGTCGAGCAACGCGGCCGCTGGCGCGCCGGGTGACGAGTCCGCCGCCCCGAGTGAGACCGCAGCGTCGGCCCCGTCGTCCGAGCGCGCCACCGCACCCAGTCGCGCCCGCCGAACGCGCCGCCCCATCGAAGAGCTCACGCTCGATCAGGCCCTCGACGCCGCCCTCGACGCCGTGTCCGACGCTGCGCGTCGAGCCGAGGCCACGACGGTCGCCGACACGGCGGGCCCGGCGTCCGACGACGTCGCGACGCTCACGACGGAGGACGCGCCGCAGCCGGTCGCGGACCCGACGCCGGAGGAGGCGGAGCCCGCTCGTCCGAAGCGAGCTCCGCGGAAGCGGACCCCGAAAGCAGCACCGTCCGAGCCCGTCGCACCGGAAGCCACCGGAGCGACCGAGGCGACCGGAGCGGCCGAGGCGAACGGCGTCACCGACGCTGCCGTTGCCGGCGCGCAGCCCGAGCCCGCGTCATCCGATCCCGCGGCGGCTGACGCCGCTGACACCGACGCCCCGGCGCCCGCACGCAAGCGCGCCCCGCGCCGCGCGTCGCGACCGGGCTCGGCGGCCGGCTGA